In Ostrinia nubilalis chromosome 10, ilOstNubi1.1, whole genome shotgun sequence, a single genomic region encodes these proteins:
- the LOC135075249 gene encoding transmembrane protein 120 homolog isoform X2, whose protein sequence is MDVEECLKEWEDLSADYKRLETVNKEYVTKLEEVGELQATCMKEITHQKYRMSIIANALKRFDKKGITKDERLAKLEKEIMKRKAMLHEINTTLPKQNSLYLRIILGNVNVSILNKNDKFKYKDEYEKFKLILSAIAFVLAVANLYIDFRPLQLILIFLLVWYYCTLTIRESILKVNGSRIKGWWRLHHFISTIVSGILLIWPQNEAWEEFRHTFMWFIAYISVVQFMQFRYQSGVLYRLKALGARHNMDITIEGFHSWMWRGLSYLLPFLFGGYVFQLYIAYTLYNISFHRSATWQVPALSMSFLSLGIGNTLTTLIVIPQKLNEQVL, encoded by the exons ATGGATGTGGAAGAGTGTCTCAAGGAATGGGAGGATTTGTCAGCGGACTATAAGCGCCTCGAG ACGGTAAATAAAGAGTATGTCACGAAGTTGGAGGAAGTGGGTGAGCTCCAGGCTACGTGCATGAAGGAGATCACTCACCAGAAGTATCGTATGTCTATTATCGCAAATGCTCTCAAAAG aTTTGATAAGAAGGGTATTACAAAAGATGAACGCCTTGCCAAACTGGAAAAAGAGATAATGAAAAGAAAAGCCATGCTGCATGAAATTAATACCACACTGCCCAAACAGAACAGCCTGTATCTCCGTATTATACTTGGAAATGTCAATGTttctattttgaataaaaatgacAA GTTTAAGTACAAGGATGAATATGAGAAATTCAAACTGATATTGAGTGCAATAGCATTTGTTCTTGCTGTTGCAAATTTGTACATAGATTTCAG acCGCTGCAACTGATACTGATATTCTTGTTGGTGTGGTACTACTGCACGTTGACGATACGCGAGAGCATTCTGAAAGTGAACGGATCGAGGATAAAGGGCTGGTGGCGGCTTCACCACTTTATTTCCACCATTGTGTCTGGCATACTCCTCATTTGGCCACAGAACGAGGCGTGGGAAGAGTTCAGGCACACATTTATGTGGTTCATCGCTTACATAA GTGTCGTTCAATTCATGCAATTCAGATATCAGAGTGGTGTGCTATACAGGCTGAAAGCCCTGGGGGCTCGGCATAACATGGACATTACCATTGAGGGCTTCCACTCATGGATGTGGCGTGGTTTGTCGTACCTACTGCCATTTCTATTCGGCGGATATGTATTCCAACTTTACATTgcatacaccctgtataatatcaGCTTCCATCGGAGTGCGACGTGGCAG GTGCCAGCTTTAAGCATGTCGTTCCTGTCGCTCGGAATCGGCAATACGCTGACTACCCTCATAGTGATACCGCAGAAACTCAACGAGCAGGTACTGTGA
- the LOC135075249 gene encoding transmembrane protein 120 homolog isoform X1: MDVEECLKEWEDLSADYKRLETVNKEYVTKLEEVGELQATCMKEITHQKYRMSIIANALKRFDKKGITKDERLAKLEKEIMKRKAMLHEINTTLPKQNSLYLRIILGNVNVSILNKNDKFKYKDEYEKFKLILSAIAFVLAVANLYIDFRPLQLILIFLLVWYYCTLTIRESILKVNGSRIKGWWRLHHFISTIVSGILLIWPQNEAWEEFRHTFMWFIAYISVVQFMQFRYQSGVLYRLKALGARHNMDITIEGFHSWMWRGLSYLLPFLFGGYVFQLYIAYTLYNISFHRSATWQVPYLAVLFLMLHCFNMYTILQTLKKKTQSSMKLRYRLRAIAYRLSNELAVLEQKWRQNKLEPKSE, encoded by the exons ATGGATGTGGAAGAGTGTCTCAAGGAATGGGAGGATTTGTCAGCGGACTATAAGCGCCTCGAG ACGGTAAATAAAGAGTATGTCACGAAGTTGGAGGAAGTGGGTGAGCTCCAGGCTACGTGCATGAAGGAGATCACTCACCAGAAGTATCGTATGTCTATTATCGCAAATGCTCTCAAAAG aTTTGATAAGAAGGGTATTACAAAAGATGAACGCCTTGCCAAACTGGAAAAAGAGATAATGAAAAGAAAAGCCATGCTGCATGAAATTAATACCACACTGCCCAAACAGAACAGCCTGTATCTCCGTATTATACTTGGAAATGTCAATGTttctattttgaataaaaatgacAA GTTTAAGTACAAGGATGAATATGAGAAATTCAAACTGATATTGAGTGCAATAGCATTTGTTCTTGCTGTTGCAAATTTGTACATAGATTTCAG acCGCTGCAACTGATACTGATATTCTTGTTGGTGTGGTACTACTGCACGTTGACGATACGCGAGAGCATTCTGAAAGTGAACGGATCGAGGATAAAGGGCTGGTGGCGGCTTCACCACTTTATTTCCACCATTGTGTCTGGCATACTCCTCATTTGGCCACAGAACGAGGCGTGGGAAGAGTTCAGGCACACATTTATGTGGTTCATCGCTTACATAA GTGTCGTTCAATTCATGCAATTCAGATATCAGAGTGGTGTGCTATACAGGCTGAAAGCCCTGGGGGCTCGGCATAACATGGACATTACCATTGAGGGCTTCCACTCATGGATGTGGCGTGGTTTGTCGTACCTACTGCCATTTCTATTCGGCGGATATGTATTCCAACTTTACATTgcatacaccctgtataatatcaGCTTCCATCGGAGTGCGACGTGGCAG GTGCCTTACCTAGCGGTTTTGTTCCTTATGTTGCACTGTTTCAACATGTACACAATACTGCAGACTCTGAAAAAGAAAACGCAGAGTAGCATGAAGCTCCGATATAGGTTGCGCGCCATCGCATACCGCCTCTCCAATGAGCTCGCCGTGCTG
- the LOC135075249 gene encoding transmembrane protein 120 homolog isoform X3, with amino-acid sequence MDVEECLKEWEDLSADYKRLETVNKEYVTKLEEVGELQATCMKEITHQKYRMSIIANALKRFDKKGITKDERLAKLEKEIMKRKAMLHEINTTLPKQNSLYLRIILGNVNVSILNKNDKFKYKDEYEKFKLILSAIAFVLAVANLYIDFRPLQLILIFLLVWYYCTLTIRESILKVNGSRIKGWWRLHHFISTIVSGILLIWPQNEAWEEFRHTFMWFIAYISVVQFMQFRYQSGVLYRLKALGARHNMDITIEGFHSWMWRGLSYLLPFLFGGYVFQLYIAYTLYNISFHRSATWQVPALSMSFLSLGIGNTLTTLIVIPQKLNEQD; translated from the exons ATGGATGTGGAAGAGTGTCTCAAGGAATGGGAGGATTTGTCAGCGGACTATAAGCGCCTCGAG ACGGTAAATAAAGAGTATGTCACGAAGTTGGAGGAAGTGGGTGAGCTCCAGGCTACGTGCATGAAGGAGATCACTCACCAGAAGTATCGTATGTCTATTATCGCAAATGCTCTCAAAAG aTTTGATAAGAAGGGTATTACAAAAGATGAACGCCTTGCCAAACTGGAAAAAGAGATAATGAAAAGAAAAGCCATGCTGCATGAAATTAATACCACACTGCCCAAACAGAACAGCCTGTATCTCCGTATTATACTTGGAAATGTCAATGTttctattttgaataaaaatgacAA GTTTAAGTACAAGGATGAATATGAGAAATTCAAACTGATATTGAGTGCAATAGCATTTGTTCTTGCTGTTGCAAATTTGTACATAGATTTCAG acCGCTGCAACTGATACTGATATTCTTGTTGGTGTGGTACTACTGCACGTTGACGATACGCGAGAGCATTCTGAAAGTGAACGGATCGAGGATAAAGGGCTGGTGGCGGCTTCACCACTTTATTTCCACCATTGTGTCTGGCATACTCCTCATTTGGCCACAGAACGAGGCGTGGGAAGAGTTCAGGCACACATTTATGTGGTTCATCGCTTACATAA GTGTCGTTCAATTCATGCAATTCAGATATCAGAGTGGTGTGCTATACAGGCTGAAAGCCCTGGGGGCTCGGCATAACATGGACATTACCATTGAGGGCTTCCACTCATGGATGTGGCGTGGTTTGTCGTACCTACTGCCATTTCTATTCGGCGGATATGTATTCCAACTTTACATTgcatacaccctgtataatatcaGCTTCCATCGGAGTGCGACGTGGCAG GTGCCAGCTTTAAGCATGTCGTTCCTGTCGCTCGGAATCGGCAATACGCTGACTACCCTCATAGTGATACCGCAGAAACTCAACGAGCAG gattaa